DNA from Gemmatimonadota bacterium:
GGGGGCATCGACGGGGCGCGCGAGTCCCGAGGTCCATCGATTCAACCGTCCGGTGGTCGCGTCGTAGTTCACCACCAGGGGCATCATCGCGTCGCCGATGCGCAGGCTCGTGTCGCCTTCTGACATGTTGTCATTCAGGCGGTTCCCGGCGACCGTCCACGCTCGCTCCTGCGTGGTGGGCCACGCCGTCGCGCGCTGCCACCGCTCGGTCCCGGCGACGAACCACGCGTACGTTGGTGCCGGCCGACCACGCGGTTCGCCGTTTGCCGCCGATGGGGAGAGGTGTCGCGAGAAGAAGGCAACCACCGAGTCGAGCGAGACCGTCGGCGTCTCGCTGGCGCCCCGCCGCAGCGGGCTGGCGTTCGCGGTGCCTTCGTGGTCCCACGGGCCGATGCGCGCTTCGAGAATCGGCATGGCACGCGTCGCGCGAAAGACCGCGTCGGCAGTGGCGCCGTCCCACCAGCTCCCCCAGATGCCGACGACCGCAGAGGTGGTGGCCAGGGCGCTGACATGTCCCGCCGGGCCGAGCGAGTCGGTCGGCGGTCCGTCCGGGCCAAAACGATCGTGCGCCTGACGGACCGCCGCGGCACGCTGCGCCACGCTCGAGGCGGGGCGCGCCGCCTGGAGCGCACGCAGCGCCACCCCGTCACGATCGTCGTCGCGTCGCTGCACACCACGGGTGACCCACCGGGCGAACGACGGAAACATCTCGGGATAGGTGCCGTGATCGAGATCGTGCACGGCGCGGCTCCACACATCGACAAACGCGATGTTGCGCACGCCCCCCGGGGCCAGCGTCTCGTCGACCAGCTCCCATTCGATCTGCCTGGCGAGGACCGCCTTGAGCGCCGGGCGTCCCGCCGCCGCGGCGAGCAATGCGGTGGTCCCCTCGTACGACACCCCGGTCGCTCCCACGGCGCCGTTGGACCACGGTTGCGCGACGATCCAGTCGATGATCGCCCCCATGTCCCCCACTTCGCCTGCCGACCACGGCCACGGCCACTCCCCTTCCGACGCTCCCGTCCCGCGTACGTCGGTCACGACAACGGCGTAGCCGGCGGCGTGCAGGCGAGCGACGATCCCGTCGCGCGGCCCCTGCGGAATGCGGCCACCGCCTCCGCCGCCAATCAGGCGAAAGCTGCGCCAGTACCGCGTCTGGATCAGGACGGTCGGCACCCCCGTCGCCGGGACGCCGCTCGGAAGGATGAGATCGGCCGCGAGCCCGATGCCGTCCGTGCTCCTGATCGTGGGGTGCGTCACTGCCACACTCGACGAACGGCATCCAGCGATGATGGCCAGAGACGAGAAGAGAGCGGCACCGACAACTGAACGGCCGATTCGCATGACCCGGAGCTCGAGATTGATATATGCGTACACATATATTCCGCTGAGCCTATGTTATCGGCGCTCGGGTCGTGCCGTCAACTCCCTCCCCTGACCGACATGTCGCTGCGCCACGCGATTCTCGGCTTTCTCTCGCTTCGGCCGCTCACGGGCTACGACCTGAAGCGGTACTTCGATAACTCGATCCGACACTTCTGGTCCGCCGATCAGGCGGGGATCTATCGCGCGCTCAACGACCTGTCGGACGAGGGGTTGGTGACGCATGAGCGCGTGGCACAGCAGACCCGCCCCGATCGCAAGGTGTACCACGCCACGCCGGCCGGCCTCGCGGCGCTCGACGCGTGGCTTGCCGCACCGGCCCCGGCGGTCGTGCGTCGAGAGCCGCTGCTCATCAAGCTCTTCTTCGCCAAACGGCTGGCACCGGAAGCGCTTCGCCAGCTGCTCGAGGAGGAACTCGCCAGCGTCGAAGCCGAGTTGGAGACCTTTCGCGGGATAGTCGCGAGCATCCGGGCCGAGCCGAACACGAGCGACGAGTCGGAGCTGCTGGGGCCGCTGATCACGTTGACCAACGGCGTCCGGACGGTCGCGGCGCAGCGCGATTGGCTGCGCGCACTGCTGGGCATGCAGGTGGCCGGGGCGCTCACAGCGGGGGCGCTGTTCGAGGAACTGGCGGAGCAGTTGCAGCCGTAGTTTGCTGTCGAGCACGGGCGACGCGTGTGGCGTCGCCCGACGTCACGTCCACTTCTTGCGCACGGACATTCGACATGGCGCGCCTCACGCTCCGCTCGCTGTTGCTGGCTGCCGTCTGGCCGTCGGCGACCGGCTTCGCCATTCACGACCTCACCAAGGCCCCGTTCGACCCCACCACGGCGCTCGGCATGGGCTACATCGCGCGCGTCGAGCCGACGCGCCTGACGATGATGTGTCCCGACTGCATCGGCAGCCCGACGATCGACGTGCAGCTCGGCCGACAGGACGACGGGACCGAGGGGCGCTTCCGTGCGGGGACGACGACGGTGTCTCAGCTCGAAACGGCGTGCCGAGCGCGCGAGGCGTCGTGCCGGATCGAGCGACTGCAGGTGGAGCCCGCCGTCGGATGGATGAGCAGCTATCGCATGGGCGCGCAGTTCGCGCACACGACCGTCGTGCTCCGCGATGGTGACCTGCTCACGGTGCGCACGCAGGCCAGCGATTCGGCGTCCGCCAGGCGCAACGCCGACGCCATGGTGGTGAAGCTGGTGCGGGGCGTCGTCGGCCAGTGAGCGAGGCCTCGCGCGAGCGGGAGTGCACGGGCTCCCACCCGTGGGCATCGCAGTGGGTGACGGTGGAGAGGGCCGGCGCAGGGGGTGACGGCTGGCCGGCCACTCGACTGGTGTGGAAGCGTGCGAAAGCGGGGCGCCGCGAACCGGTCGGGCACGTAGTTTAGCCGGGTCTTTCTGTACCAGGGCGGTGCCGTGACGGTGCGATGACGGCTGGCTCGTCACCCCGCCTCGTCCGCCGCATGGCCCGCGCGTCTCCCTTCTCATCCGTCCACCATGACCGTACCCACGTCGACCGGCGACGCGGCGATCGAGGCAGCGCCGAGCACGGCGACTGGCCCTTCGTGGCCGCTCTGGCAGCGCGTGCTGCTGCGCTTCTTCTTCGTGTATCTGCTCCTCCAGATCACGCCGTGGAACTGGTTCGCGATCGTGCCGGGGGTCGAAGCGTTAGGCAACCTCTGGTCCCGCGGGGTCGACGCCGCGGTCGTGGCCGCCAATCGCGCGCTCTTCCACGTCGCCGATCCGTTGGTGGCGGTGAATGGCAGCGGCGACACGTCGTGGGCGTGGGCGGAGTTGCAGCTGTACCTGGTGGTCGCCGCTGCGGCAACGCTCGTGTGGAGCGTGATCGACCGGCGCCGTCCGCACCATGAGCGGCTCGCGTGGTGGCTGCGCCTGGTCGTGCGCTACTACATCGCCACCTTCGCGCTGAGCTACGGGATCATCAAGCTGTTCGGCCTGCAGATGCTCTTCCCCACGCTCAGCCAGCTTGCCACCCCGCTCGGCGACTTCCTCCCGATGCGCTTCAGCTGGATGTTCATCGGCTATTCGTTCAAGTACCAGTTCTTTTCCGGTGTCGCCGAGACGGTGGCCGGGGTGCTACTGCTGTATCGGCGCACCGTCACCGCCGGGCTGCTCGCCGCCACGGGGGCATTCCTCAACGTCGTGATGATCAACCTGTCGTACGACGTGCCGGTCAAGCTGTTCGCCAGCCACCTGCTGTTGGCCTGCCTGTTCCTGCTCGCGCTCGACGCGCCACGACTGCTCGACTTCTTCGTCTTCAATCGCCCGACAGCAGCCACGGTGGCGTACGACCTGCCGTTCACGCACCGCTGGCAGCGTTGGGGGGCGCGCGCGGTGAAGGCGGTGATCGTCGTCCAGATCCTGATCCTCCCGCTGTGGAACGGTTGGACGCGCTACCAGGCCGCCGCAGGGGCGCAGCCCACGGGCCCCTTCGCGGTCGGCGTGTACCAGGTGCGTCGCTTCGTGGTGAACGGTACCGAGGTGCCGTACACGATGGGCGACTCGCTGCGCTGGAACGACGTGATCTTCGACAACAGCTCGGCCGGGAGCGTCGGGACGCGCGATCCGGTCTTCTGGCAGCGATACCGGCGCGGGTACTTTCGCTACGCGACCGACACCGCGGCGAAGGTGGCGAGCGTCTGGAAGACGTCGACGATTCCGGGCGACAGCACCTTCATGTTCCGCATGCGATACGACGTCCGCGATTCGATGACCGTGGCGTTGCACACGATGATCCGCGGCGATTCAGTGCATGCCGAGCTGGTACGCGTCCCCCGGCATTTTCAGCTGGCGGAGCGGCAGTTCCATTGGATCTCCGAGTACAATCGGTAGACGACATCGCACGCACGGTCGACGGCCCTGGCCGATGCTGGGCGCCCGCGCGGCCGCCTTCACCCTGACCCTGGATTCCTGATGCGCGGACTTCGTGAGACGGTACGAGTGAGGCTCGCCGTGGTGTTGCTGTGCACGGCGGTGCCGGCGGCGCTGCAAGCGCAGGCACGGGGCGACTCGCTGGTCCCCGCCGACGCGCCCAACTGCCGAGTGTCTTCGCCGCCCGACGCGGCGGGGATATCGGCCACGCCGGGCGGCTTCGTGATCGTCTTTCCGCGCAACGATGCGCTCACCGATCGATACACCGGGTGCAAGCTGCTCTGGATCGCCGATACCGATCGCACGCCGCGCCTTGCAACGCTCTACTTCGAGCGGGGCCAGCTCGCGCGCGCTGTCGCGCACGACGTGCGCGATGCGGGCGGTGCCGTGGAGGGGGCGTGTGCGTTTCCCGAGGGACGATCGCTTCTCCCCAACGCGGGGCGTCGCCTGGGCGATGCCGCCTGTCGCGGGTTCAGCGGCGAGTCGCTGTACGCGTTGCGCGTCCCCACCTGGCCGCGCAGCTGCATGACCAAACCGGACGACGCGGTGTGCAGCGCTGATCCCCGGTAGCAGCACGCCAGCTGCACGCCAGTTCCTGGTCAGCCCTGACCTGCTCCGGGCGAACCCCCGTTCGCTCTCGGCCTGCCCCGCGCCCGCCGGCGGCGGCCGGTCCGCCTAACGGGCCGCAGCCCCCAGGCTGCCGCGTGCTTCCGGTCATGTCTCCGTTCTCCTCCGTCGCGTCGTCATGCGCTCCCCTGCGGCCCCCCTGATCCTTGGCACGTTACCGGCGATTGTGGCCGGGGCCTTCGTACGCTGGATCGCCGACGTGACGCGCACCGTCTGGATGGTGCAGGGGGTGTCGGTGATGCTCTCGGTCGCGATGGCGTGGGGACATTCGCTGCTCGCTGGCGTCGGCGTGCTGGGAGCGGCGCTTGCGTTCGGCGGCTTGACGGGCCGGCGGTTGATGGCGATTGACGCGGCGCTGGCCCCCTGCTCGGCTTCGGGTTGCTGGCCGGCGCCGACACGCTGATGGTGCGAGGGGAGCGCCCTTCGCTTACCGGCTAAGGCGTTTGTCACGCACCCTTCATCGTCACGCAATGTTGTCGTAAGGCTTCGCTCATCCGAGGGCGTCATGGTGACCTCACCCGACACCTGGAGGCCCCATGACCACCGCCCCGCTCCCTCGCCTCACGCGCGAACCGAACGTCGTCCCCATGATCGACGTCCTGCTCGTCCTCCTCATCATCTTCATGATCGCCTCCGCGTCACAGCGGCGCGCGCTCGACTTGCAGCTGCCGCAACAGTCGTCCGGGGGCGCATCCGGCCCGTCGATCGTGCTCACGGTCGACCCCGGTCCTCGTTATGCGCTCAACGGGACCGTCATCGACGCGTCGCGCCTCGGTGCGGAGCTGACGCGCGCCTTCCGCGACCGGCCCGAGAAGATCCTCTTCGTGAAGGGGGCGCCGAGGGTGCGCTATCAGGAGGTCGTGTACGCCTTCGATGTCGCGCGCGGCGCCGGCGTGCGCGTCACGGGGGTCGTTCCCGGGCGCCCCTGACAGCGCATCGCTATCGCCGGGGCGCGCGCGCAAACGTCCTTGTGCTTTGCGCTGTCAGAGGGTCTTGTAGGTCACGTGGCGCGGCACGAGTCGCCGCGACCACGTCCCTCCCGAGTCACCCCGTGTCACCCCACTCATGACGCTCCCTGCCATGCGCTCCGCGATCCTGGTACTCGCCCTCGCGTCCTCGGCGACACGTCCATCGTCACTGCAGGCGCAGGCGCCGGACCGCTGGCAGCCGATTCGCGATTCCATCCAGGCGCAACTCCTCCGGGTGGGAGGAGCGGGCATGTCGGTCGCCGTGGCCAGGGGCGGCAAGATCATCTGGGAGGAGGGATTCGGGTGGGCCAACCGAGAGAAGCGGATAAGGGCCGACGAGCACACGATGTTCTCGCTGGCGTCGATCTCGAAGCCGATCACGTCGACGGGGCTCATGGTGCTCGCGCAGCGCGGCGCCATCGCCCTCGATCGCCCCGCCAACGATTATCTGGGGGCCGGAAAGCTCACCGGGTTGGCCGGCGACGCGTCGGGGGCGACGGTGCGGCGCGTGCTGTCGCACACCGCGGGACTCCCGCTGCACTACCAGTTCTTCTACGCCAACGAGTCTCGACATCCGCCCACGATGGACGAGACGATCGCGCGCTACGGGATCCTGGTTTCGCCGCCGGGTGAGACGTTCCGGTACTCCAACCTGGGGTACGGGATCGTCGACTACCTCATCACACGCACCTCAGGGCAGTCGTATCGCGACTTCATGCGGCAGGAGGTCTTCCTCCCGTTAGGCATGACGCACACCTCGATCGACATCGGGCCGGGACTGGAACCGTATGCGGCCGAGCGCTATGCGTGGGGCGGGAAGGTGGTGCCCTTCTACACGTTCGACCATCCGGGGGGATCGGCGGTCTACTCGAGCGCGCACGACCTCGTGCGCTTCGGGATGTTCCACCTCAAGGCGCACCTTGCCGACCAACGGGCGATCCTGCCCGACTCGACGATCGACGCCATGCAGCGTCCGGCGTCGCCGGCCGTCTTCGGCGACTCGACGGTGTCGTACGGACTTGGGTGGTTCCGTCACACGAACGACCACGGGTTGCCGCTGGTCGAGCATTCCGGTGGCATGCCGGGGGTCGCGACCGTGCTGCATCTCTACCCGACCGAGCAGCTGGCGATCACCGTGCTGACCAACGGGGGCGGCAATCCGCGTACGGTGGCGCAACAGATCGCGGCCGCGCTCGTCCCTCGTTATGCAGCGGCGCTCACGGCCGAGCGGTCGGCCGCGCCGGCTCCCGCCCCCGACGCACCCGGCAAGTTCGCGCCGGGGCCTGAGCTGGTGGGGACGTGGGAGGGGACGCTGCGCACCTGGCAGAAGACGCTCCCGATGCGCCTGACGGTGGAACAGGACGGCGACGTCAAGGTGCGCATCGGCCCCGAGCCGATCCCGGGCGAGGAGCCGTCGCCCGACATGCAGCTCGAGACGCTGCTCAACTTCATCTCGTGGCGATCCCCCGTGCTCGAGGCGGTCTTCACGGGGACGATCCCCACGCCGGACGCGAACTGGACGCCGCACTACGTCCAGCTCGAGTTGCGGCTGGCGGATGGCACGCTGCGCGGCCAGGCCAGCGCGCAGACGCCGGACACCCCGGTCTACTACTCGATCGCTTCCTACGTGGAGTTGCGGCGGAAGCGGTGAGCGCGGGTGACGCCTGGCATGTCGTTCGCGGCCAGGGTCCCAGGGCCGTGCACCCTGACGTCGACTTACTGGCCGTCGGTGATCCCGGCGTCGCTCCCCGTTGGAGCGGCGTCGATCGATTCGCGCGACGCCGCCTTCCTGGCAAGCGCGAGCGAGCCGGCGGCCGAAACGGCGCTCAACACGGTGACGGGGCCAAGGATGACCGTGGCCCGCAGCCACAGCGGAAGGACGCCGCTCGCCGCTCCCAAACCGAGCGCGACCAGCCCGAGCAGGGCCCCGACCGCCGCCCCCCACAGACCAAAGCGCGGGAGCGACAGTTCGTCGAATCGGCGACGTCCTTCGGCGATCCAAAGAAGGAAGGCGAAGACCACGCCGCAAAGGAAGCCGGGGATCGCCAGCGTCTGCGGCCACATGTCGAGGATCCTGCCATCGGGGTCCACGATCCCCTCCATGACGGCGCCACCGACGATGGCCCAGCCGAGGGCCCAGGTGAGCCCCATGCCAAGGGCACCACGCAGGCGTCGGAGCAGCCTCTTCATGGTGTCCTCATCAGGCGGTGGTTGCGGCACCAGGTCATCACGTCACCTGCTCCTGTCGATGTGAGGAAGTGAGCGTGCGATCATCCGCGGGGCAATGCCACCACGGCTGGCGCGCGCCTGCCTTCGCCTGCAGACTGTTGGCGCCGCCCCAACGGACCCCTGAGCCACTCGCGCCCACTCCAGGAGAGAGACCGATGGAACGCAAGACCGCGCACGACTTCGACCAGGAGCTGCTCATCCTGTTCGATGCCTACGTTCACGGAGGGATCGATCGCCGCACCTTCCTCGATCGCGCCTCCAAGTTCGCGGTGGGCGGGGTGACCGCGGCGATGCTGCTGGACCAGCTGAGCCCCAAGTTCCTGCAGGCGCAGGTCGTGAAGCCCGAGGACGCGCGCATCGAGCAGGAGTACCTGGAGTATGCCTCGCCTAACGGGTACGGGACGATGCGCGGCTACATCGCGCGCCCCGCCGGCGCCACCGGAAAAGCCCCCGGGATCCTGGTGATCCACGAGAACCGCGGGCTCAATCCGCACATCGAGGACATCACGCGACGCCTCGCCCTGGACGGCTTCGTCGCGTTCGCCCCGGATGCCCTCTTCCCGCTGGGCGGCTATCCCGGCGATGAGGACAAGGCCCGCGAGCTGTTCCCGAAGCTCGAGCAGCCCAAGACGCGCGAGGATTTCGTCGCCGCGGCGGCCTTCCTCAAGGGACGGCCGGAGTGCACGGGGAAGATCGGCGCGGTCGGCTTCTGCTACGGCGGCGGCATGGTCAACTTCCTGGCGACCCGCCTGGGGACCGACCTGTCGGCCGGGGTTCCGTTCTACGGCTCCGCGCCCAACCTCGAGGACGTGGCGAAGATCCGCGCCCCGCTCATGGTGCAGTCAGCCGAGACCGATCCGCGCATCAACGCCAGCTGGCCGGACTTCGAGAAGGCGCTGCAGGCGGCCAACGTGAAGTACGAGCGGCACCTCTATCCGGGGACGCAGCACGGCTTTAACAACGACACCACGCCGCGCTACGACGCAGCGGCCGCCAAGCTGGCGTGGGGGCGTACGATCGCGTTCTTCCGGGAGCACGTGCGCTGAGCACCCGGCGCGCCGCAGGGCCCGGGCGCTGGGGTGCCCGGGTGCTGCGGTCCTGTGGCGCGGCCGTGACAGGTGCGTTCGTGGCGGGGCGCTCAGCCACCACCTCGCCTCGGTGACTCACCTGTCGGTGGCGGGCGACTCCTCCGCACGAGGGCGTGCCTCTTCCGCGCGAGGGGCTGCCCCTTCCACGCGAGAGCGACGGCCGCACTCGGCGGGCAAATGGCGCGACCAAGGCAACCGCTCGCAAGCCCGCGTGTGGTAGCTTCCTGCACCCCCTCCCCTTTCCAACGCCCGAACGAGGATACCCCCCTGCAGCGATCCAAGGCCGTCGCGCTTCAACAAGCGTGGGGCGACCGCCCCTGCGACCACCCGACGTTCTCGCGCGAGTACGACAACGGGGAGCGAACGGGGAACTACTGCTGCACGCAGTGCGGCGCCTCGATCTCGTTCCGCGAGAAGGCCGAGCTCATGGCGACGCGCAACGCCGCCCCCATGCGGCCGCGCCGCGGGTAGGCGGACGTTGCAGCTGACGCGGCAAGGCCGCCATCGTCGCGCCGTGACGATGGCAGGGGCGGGGGGGGCTGACGCGCCTGCTCGTGGCCGTTGGGCTGCTCGCGGCCGTGGCCTGTGCCCGCGCCCCCTCGCCACTGTTGGTCCCCCCACTCGACATTCGCGGCGATTCGCTCGCGGAGGCGCGGTGGATCGCACGCGCCGCGCAGGAGTGCCCCGGTCAGATCAAGGTCCTCTTCGACGAAGGGGCCAACGACCTCGTGCGCGACTCGCTCGCCCGCCCGGTCTTTCGCGCGCGCCGTCACCTCATCGGCGTGCAGTGCGGCCCGCGCTAGCACACGAGGCCCCACACGCTTGACGGGGCGCCTCGATCACCGAGACGCCCCGTCGTGCATTCCTGACGCCGCGCGCCCCGACTCAGGCCAGGTCGAAGCGATCGAGCTGCATCACCTTGTCCCACGCCGCCACGAAGTCGCGCACGAACCGCTCCTTCGCATCGTCCTGCGCATACACCTCGGCCAGCGCCCGCAGTTGCGAGTTGGAGCCGAAGACGAGGTCGACACGCGTGGCGGTCCACTTCACGTCGCCGGTCACGCGATCGCGCCCCTCGAAGACGTCCCCGGCATCGGAGGTCGCCTTCCACGCCGTCCCCATGTCGAGCAGGTGCCGGAAGAAGTCGTTGGTGAGCGTCTCCGGTCGGTCGGTGAAGACACCATGGCGCGACTGCCCGTGGTTGGCGTTCAGCACGCGCAGGCCGCCCACCAGGACCGTCATCTCCGGCGC
Protein-coding regions in this window:
- a CDS encoding PadR family transcriptional regulator; its protein translation is MSLRHAILGFLSLRPLTGYDLKRYFDNSIRHFWSADQAGIYRALNDLSDEGLVTHERVAQQTRPDRKVYHATPAGLAALDAWLAAPAPAVVRREPLLIKLFFAKRLAPEALRQLLEEELASVEAELETFRGIVASIRAEPNTSDESELLGPLITLTNGVRTVAAQRDWLRALLGMQVAGALTAGALFEELAEQLQP
- a CDS encoding biopolymer transporter ExbD is translated as MTTAPLPRLTREPNVVPMIDVLLVLLIIFMIASASQRRALDLQLPQQSSGGASGPSIVLTVDPGPRYALNGTVIDASRLGAELTRAFRDRPEKILFVKGAPRVRYQEVVYAFDVARGAGVRVTGVVPGRP
- a CDS encoding beta-lactamase family protein — encoded protein: MTLPAMRSAILVLALASSATRPSSLQAQAPDRWQPIRDSIQAQLLRVGGAGMSVAVARGGKIIWEEGFGWANREKRIRADEHTMFSLASISKPITSTGLMVLAQRGAIALDRPANDYLGAGKLTGLAGDASGATVRRVLSHTAGLPLHYQFFYANESRHPPTMDETIARYGILVSPPGETFRYSNLGYGIVDYLITRTSGQSYRDFMRQEVFLPLGMTHTSIDIGPGLEPYAAERYAWGGKVVPFYTFDHPGGSAVYSSAHDLVRFGMFHLKAHLADQRAILPDSTIDAMQRPASPAVFGDSTVSYGLGWFRHTNDHGLPLVEHSGGMPGVATVLHLYPTEQLAITVLTNGGGNPRTVAQQIAAALVPRYAAALTAERSAAPAPAPDAPGKFAPGPELVGTWEGTLRTWQKTLPMRLTVEQDGDVKVRIGPEPIPGEEPSPDMQLETLLNFISWRSPVLEAVFTGTIPTPDANWTPHYVQLELRLADGTLRGQASAQTPDTPVYYSIASYVELRRKR
- a CDS encoding dienelactone hydrolase family protein → MERKTAHDFDQELLILFDAYVHGGIDRRTFLDRASKFAVGGVTAAMLLDQLSPKFLQAQVVKPEDARIEQEYLEYASPNGYGTMRGYIARPAGATGKAPGILVIHENRGLNPHIEDITRRLALDGFVAFAPDALFPLGGYPGDEDKARELFPKLEQPKTREDFVAAAAFLKGRPECTGKIGAVGFCYGGGMVNFLATRLGTDLSAGVPFYGSAPNLEDVAKIRAPLMVQSAETDPRINASWPDFEKALQAANVKYERHLYPGTQHGFNNDTTPRYDAAAAKLAWGRTIAFFREHVR